One window of Microbacterium sp. 1S1 genomic DNA carries:
- a CDS encoding DsbA family protein produces the protein MKTPVKATLIALAVAVVLIVVGIVYALSQQPAQPDPEAGEKLPTARTDSHVLDEGGPDAVTVVEFLDFECEACGAFYPIVEELRATYEGDIRYVTRYFPLPGHVNSTQAALAAEAAAQQGRYEDMFHRLFETQSQWGEQSAETPEVFRAFADELGLDMAAYDAAVADPATLARVQQDKRDGERLGVSSTPTFFVDGEKVELVEWNDLEEAIAEAVAR, from the coding sequence ATGAAGACCCCCGTCAAAGCGACCCTCATCGCCCTCGCCGTCGCCGTCGTGCTGATCGTCGTCGGCATCGTCTACGCCCTCAGCCAGCAACCCGCGCAGCCCGACCCCGAAGCCGGTGAGAAGCTCCCCACGGCCCGCACCGACTCGCATGTCCTCGACGAGGGTGGCCCCGACGCCGTCACCGTCGTCGAGTTCCTCGACTTCGAGTGCGAGGCCTGCGGCGCGTTCTACCCGATCGTGGAGGAGCTGCGCGCGACCTACGAGGGCGACATCCGCTACGTCACCCGGTACTTCCCGCTTCCGGGTCACGTGAACTCGACGCAGGCTGCCCTGGCCGCCGAAGCCGCCGCGCAGCAGGGCCGCTACGAGGACATGTTCCACCGCCTGTTCGAGACGCAGTCGCAGTGGGGCGAGCAGTCCGCCGAGACGCCCGAAGTGTTCCGCGCGTTCGCGGACGAACTCGGCCTGGACATGGCCGCGTACGATGCCGCCGTCGCGGATCCGGCGACCCTCGCCCGTGTGCAACAGGACAAGCGCGACGGGGAGCGGCTGGGCGTGAGCAGCACCCCGACGTTCTTCGTCGACGGCGAGAAGGTCGAGCTGGTCGAGTGGAACGATCTGGAAGAGGCGATCGCGGAGGCCGTCGCCCGGTGA
- the menD gene encoding 2-succinyl-5-enolpyruvyl-6-hydroxy-3-cyclohexene-1-carboxylic-acid synthase, producing MEAAASLLADLVAHGVRDVVLSPGSRSQALALAAATFADEGALRVHVRIDERVAGFTALGIARETRVPVAVVCTSGTAVANLLPATMEAFHSGVPLVLLTADRPPELRGVGANQATVQEGLFHPWVRAQIDAPVPGDGDWDGLAARVVAVALGTADAPSGLPGVAGPVHLNLPSREPLSGAMPPLALTPGEAPRTAVPEAVLLERGPRTVVLAGADAGADAEEIAHAGGWPLIAEIVSGARFGRHAVHGYRRLLSRDELGGRIERLVVLGHPTLSREAARLLSRADVEVIAVRKGGEELNLNHRTRAVAAVAVSPGAADREWLGAWMRASAEEVVDLSENAPDTEGLASTDFAARRDAVRAELDAVRRPLDRERLVDAVWRATWPHDRLVFGSSRLVRVADEVLGGKKVPVHSNRGLAGIDGTIATATGVAVASQASGAPGVTRVLLGDLAFLHDVGALLFPTDESEPRLQVIVGNDGGGTIFDGLEVAGSAPSAHLDRMFYTPHGVRLEHLALAYGWEYQRVTTRTALDQALTTPRGGRQIIEVPLPR from the coding sequence ATGGAGGCCGCCGCCTCCCTGCTCGCCGACCTCGTCGCCCACGGCGTCCGCGACGTCGTCCTCTCCCCTGGGTCTCGCTCGCAGGCCCTCGCGCTCGCCGCGGCGACCTTCGCGGACGAGGGAGCCCTGCGCGTGCACGTCCGGATCGACGAGCGCGTCGCCGGGTTCACCGCCCTCGGCATCGCTCGCGAGACGCGGGTTCCCGTCGCGGTCGTCTGCACGAGCGGAACGGCCGTGGCGAACCTCCTGCCCGCGACGATGGAGGCCTTCCACTCCGGGGTGCCGCTGGTGCTGCTCACCGCGGATCGACCGCCCGAGCTCCGCGGGGTCGGGGCGAACCAGGCCACCGTCCAGGAGGGGCTCTTCCATCCCTGGGTTCGCGCGCAGATCGACGCGCCCGTCCCCGGAGACGGCGACTGGGACGGCCTCGCCGCGCGCGTGGTCGCCGTCGCGCTGGGGACGGCGGATGCCCCGTCCGGGCTGCCCGGCGTCGCCGGCCCCGTGCACCTGAACCTCCCCTCCCGGGAGCCGCTGTCGGGAGCGATGCCCCCGCTCGCCCTCACGCCGGGAGAGGCGCCGCGCACCGCGGTGCCGGAAGCCGTGCTGCTGGAGCGCGGCCCGCGGACGGTGGTCCTCGCGGGCGCTGATGCCGGTGCGGATGCCGAGGAGATCGCGCACGCGGGCGGGTGGCCGCTCATCGCGGAGATCGTCAGCGGCGCGCGATTCGGACGACACGCGGTGCACGGGTACCGCCGGCTCCTCTCCCGCGACGAGCTCGGCGGGCGCATCGAGCGGTTGGTCGTGCTGGGACACCCCACGCTCAGCCGCGAGGCCGCACGCCTCCTGTCCCGCGCGGACGTGGAGGTGATCGCGGTGCGCAAGGGCGGTGAGGAGCTGAACCTCAACCACCGCACGCGCGCGGTCGCCGCCGTCGCGGTGTCTCCGGGCGCGGCGGATCGGGAATGGCTCGGGGCATGGATGCGCGCGTCGGCCGAGGAGGTCGTCGACCTCAGCGAGAACGCTCCCGACACGGAAGGACTCGCCTCCACGGACTTCGCCGCCCGCCGCGACGCCGTGCGCGCGGAGCTCGACGCCGTCCGTCGCCCCCTCGACCGGGAGCGCCTCGTGGACGCGGTGTGGCGGGCCACCTGGCCGCACGACCGCCTCGTGTTCGGCTCGTCGCGCCTCGTCCGCGTCGCCGATGAGGTCCTCGGCGGCAAGAAGGTCCCCGTGCATTCCAACCGCGGACTCGCCGGGATCGACGGCACGATCGCCACCGCAACGGGGGTCGCCGTCGCGAGCCAGGCTTCCGGCGCGCCCGGTGTCACCCGCGTGCTGTTGGGTGACCTCGCCTTCCTCCACGACGTCGGTGCGCTGCTGTTCCCGACGGATGAGTCGGAGCCGCGCCTTCAGGTCATCGTCGGCAACGACGGCGGCGGCACCATCTTCGACGGCCTCGAGGTGGCGGGCTCCGCCCCCTCCGCGCACCTGGACCGCATGTTCTACACTCCGCACGGGGTGCGCCTGGAGCACCTCGCCCTGGCCTACGGCTGGGAGTATCAGCGGGTCACGACACGGACCGCGCTCGACCAGGCGCTGACGACGCCTCGCGGTGGTCGCCAGATCATCGAGGTGCCGCTGCCGCGGTGA
- a CDS encoding PLD nuclease N-terminal domain-containing protein, producing the protein MARLLIIGGFLAAVFWVYSIVDCAVQPATRHRGVRKAAWVAIVILIPVIGGILWFVIGRRRGNDQGVPRTVAPDDDPAFLRSISKAEQDARIRRLEEELARLDEETDEPPAADPRP; encoded by the coding sequence GTGGCGAGACTACTGATCATCGGCGGCTTCCTCGCCGCCGTGTTCTGGGTGTACAGCATCGTGGACTGCGCCGTGCAGCCGGCGACGCGGCACCGTGGCGTGCGCAAGGCCGCATGGGTCGCCATCGTCATCCTCATCCCCGTCATCGGCGGCATCCTCTGGTTCGTCATCGGCCGTCGCCGGGGGAACGATCAGGGCGTGCCGCGCACCGTCGCCCCGGACGACGACCCCGCGTTCCTCCGCAGCATCAGCAAGGCGGAGCAGGACGCCCGGATCCGTCGGCTCGAGGAGGAGCTCGCGCGGCTCGACGAGGAGACCGACGAGCCGCCCGCCGCGGATCCGCGTCCGTGA
- a CDS encoding isochorismate synthase MenF, translated as MQHTHLVVETREIDPVEDLLSFADPARPLAWFRRGDGIVAVGEPVAELRPPAEQGRTRHEALARLWQGVTAEAEVSDPLRLPGTGLVAFGAFTFDEASRADSVLTVPSRILGRLGDRFWETHIRLAADDRIAAPVEPREYGPHWAGTVGPGAQSPQGYQDAVRGALARIAEGGLSKVVLARDLQGTVPAGSDLRRLVRALATGYPDTWVFAVDGLIGASPETLVTVQERTVTARVLAGTIGRGADADADTVASAHLASSTKDLDEHQYAVQSVLASLRPYTRALAASEQPFLLKLPNLFHLATDVEGELNHGRSALDLVRALHPTAAVAGTPTPAAIAAIRDLEPFDRGRYAGPVGWVDADGNGEWAIALRCAQFTETDDAIAVTAYAGAGIVAGSDPESELLETRVKFRPLVDALA; from the coding sequence GTGCAGCACACCCACCTGGTCGTGGAGACCCGAGAGATCGACCCGGTCGAGGACCTCCTCTCTTTCGCCGACCCCGCCCGCCCCCTCGCCTGGTTCCGCCGCGGCGACGGCATCGTGGCGGTGGGTGAGCCGGTCGCCGAGCTCCGCCCGCCGGCCGAACAGGGCCGCACCCGCCACGAGGCCCTCGCGAGACTCTGGCAGGGCGTCACCGCCGAGGCGGAGGTCTCCGACCCGCTGCGACTCCCCGGGACCGGACTCGTCGCGTTCGGGGCCTTCACGTTCGACGAGGCGTCGCGCGCTGACAGCGTGCTCACCGTCCCATCGCGGATCCTCGGCCGACTCGGCGACCGCTTCTGGGAGACGCACATCCGTCTCGCCGCCGACGACCGCATCGCTGCCCCCGTCGAGCCCCGGGAGTACGGGCCGCACTGGGCGGGCACCGTCGGCCCCGGGGCGCAGAGCCCGCAGGGGTATCAGGACGCCGTGCGGGGAGCGCTCGCCCGGATCGCGGAGGGCGGGCTCAGCAAGGTGGTCCTCGCCCGCGATCTCCAGGGGACCGTCCCGGCCGGCTCCGACCTGCGGCGCCTCGTCCGGGCCCTCGCGACCGGGTACCCGGACACCTGGGTCTTCGCTGTCGACGGGCTCATCGGCGCGAGCCCGGAGACCCTCGTCACCGTGCAGGAACGCACCGTCACCGCGCGCGTCCTCGCGGGCACCATCGGGCGCGGGGCCGACGCCGACGCCGACACCGTCGCATCGGCGCACCTCGCGTCGAGCACGAAGGATCTCGACGAGCATCAGTACGCGGTGCAGAGCGTGCTCGCGTCCCTGCGTCCGTACACCCGGGCCCTGGCGGCGAGCGAGCAGCCCTTCCTGCTCAAGCTGCCGAACCTCTTCCATCTGGCGACCGATGTGGAGGGTGAGCTCAACCACGGCAGATCGGCCCTCGACCTCGTTCGCGCCCTGCATCCGACCGCGGCCGTCGCCGGCACCCCGACTCCCGCCGCCATCGCCGCCATCCGCGACCTCGAGCCGTTCGACCGCGGGCGCTATGCCGGACCGGTCGGCTGGGTGGACGCGGACGGCAACGGCGAGTGGGCCATCGCCCTGCGGTGCGCGCAGTTCACCGAGACCGACGATGCGATCGCGGTCACCGCCTACGCCGGAGCGGGGATCGTCGCCGGCTCGGACCCGGAGAGCGAGCTCCTCGAGACGAGGGTGAAGTTCCGTCCGCTGGTCGACGCGCTCGCCTGA
- a CDS encoding MFS transporter, which produces MTSLHRPVRGAGRAWIMLVVLTMLTVIGMTVVLPVLPFVVLQYVTHERDLALWVGVLEAVNGLCAFLAAPLLGRLSDRFGRRPVIIVAAFGAALSMALFGLSGAIWVLVLARVIQGLTAGDLPALFAYLADITPPEKRAQRFGLLGALTGIGTMIGPAIGGLLAAIDLRLPVFLTAAVGLTIAILSIFLLPESLRPENRITRIALRDIQPFGVFRTAFRRPELRGLMIAFGLLALPFGFFVNNFSVLALDAIQWGPTQIGLLTAGVGIIDILIQGVLLGFLLPRLGERGVIVSAVVAQAIGLAGLAVVASLLAQPWLFILGALLLAAGQGAAQAAMDGAMSNAVGDDEQGWLGGATQSLNAAMSTVAPVIAAVLYTAVSHAAPYWLGVGIMVVAAIVVARAHIANTAKRPAAAVPGAFVETPG; this is translated from the coding sequence ATGACTTCACTCCACCGTCCCGTCCGCGGCGCCGGCCGCGCCTGGATCATGCTCGTCGTGCTGACGATGCTCACGGTCATCGGCATGACCGTCGTTCTCCCCGTGTTGCCGTTCGTCGTGCTGCAGTACGTCACGCACGAGCGCGACCTCGCCCTGTGGGTGGGCGTCCTGGAAGCGGTCAACGGCCTGTGCGCCTTCCTCGCCGCGCCGCTCCTCGGGCGGCTCTCCGACCGGTTCGGACGGCGGCCCGTCATCATCGTCGCGGCGTTCGGTGCCGCCCTCTCCATGGCGCTGTTCGGGCTGAGCGGGGCGATCTGGGTCCTCGTGCTCGCCCGCGTCATCCAGGGGCTGACGGCGGGAGACCTCCCGGCGCTGTTCGCCTACCTCGCCGACATCACACCGCCCGAGAAGCGAGCCCAGCGCTTCGGTCTCCTGGGTGCGCTCACCGGCATCGGCACCATGATCGGCCCGGCGATCGGCGGCCTCCTCGCCGCGATCGATCTGCGCCTCCCCGTCTTCCTCACGGCAGCCGTCGGCCTCACGATCGCGATCCTCAGCATCTTCCTGCTACCTGAGAGCCTGCGACCGGAGAACCGCATCACCCGCATCGCCCTGCGGGACATCCAGCCGTTCGGGGTGTTCCGGACCGCGTTCCGTCGTCCCGAGCTGCGGGGGCTCATGATCGCGTTCGGACTGCTCGCGCTGCCGTTCGGGTTCTTCGTTAACAACTTCAGCGTGCTCGCCCTGGACGCCATCCAGTGGGGGCCGACGCAGATCGGCCTGCTCACGGCCGGCGTCGGCATCATCGACATCCTCATCCAGGGCGTGCTGCTCGGCTTCCTTCTGCCGCGGCTGGGGGAGCGCGGCGTGATCGTGAGTGCGGTCGTCGCGCAGGCGATCGGACTCGCCGGACTCGCCGTGGTGGCGTCGCTGCTCGCCCAGCCGTGGCTCTTCATCCTCGGGGCGCTCCTGCTCGCCGCCGGTCAGGGTGCTGCCCAGGCCGCGATGGACGGAGCGATGTCCAATGCCGTCGGCGATGACGAGCAGGGGTGGCTCGGAGGTGCCACGCAGTCCCTCAACGCCGCGATGAGCACGGTCGCACCGGTGATCGCTGCCGTCCTGTATACCGCCGTCAGCCACGCCGCCCCCTACTGGCTCGGCGTCGGCATCATGGTCGTCGCGGCGATCGTGGTCGCCAGGGCGCACATCGCGAACACGGCGAAGCGTCCCGCCGCGGCGGTACCCGGCGCGTTCGTCGAGACGCCGGGCTGA
- the arfB gene encoding alternative ribosome rescue aminoacyl-tRNA hydrolase ArfB, whose translation MPSAPRPGLRVSAGLTIPEAELSWRFSRSSGPGGQGVNTTDSRVELVWDAANSAALSPTQRDRLRERLGGRLVDGVLTVAASEHRAQLRNREAARERLAALVAEAVRPPAPARRATKPSRGSKERRLTAKHRRTDVKTLRRRPRED comes from the coding sequence ATGCCTTCCGCCCCTCGCCCCGGACTCCGGGTCTCCGCAGGGCTGACGATCCCGGAGGCCGAGCTGTCGTGGCGGTTCTCGCGATCGTCGGGGCCGGGAGGGCAGGGCGTGAACACCACGGACTCCCGGGTGGAGCTGGTGTGGGACGCCGCGAACTCCGCGGCCTTGTCGCCGACGCAGCGTGACCGGCTCCGCGAGCGGCTCGGTGGCCGGCTGGTCGACGGCGTGCTGACGGTCGCCGCGTCCGAGCACCGCGCACAGCTGCGCAATCGGGAGGCCGCCCGGGAACGGCTCGCCGCCCTCGTCGCCGAGGCGGTGCGTCCGCCGGCGCCAGCCCGTCGGGCGACGAAGCCCAGTCGAGGGTCGAAGGAGCGGCGGCTGACGGCGAAGCATCGCCGCACGGACGTCAAGACCCTGCGTCGGCGCCCGCGCGAGGACTGA
- a CDS encoding polyphosphate kinase 2 family protein, which produces MNAHTWTENLRVRPGFRLADVDPDSKPGYDHGKSHGVADLAAGLDRLNDLQERLFAESRAGTAQDAVLLVLQAMDSAGKGGIVRHVVGGVDPQGVALAAFKAPTEEERQHDFLWRVEKRLPAPGFIGVFDRSHYEDVLIGRVRAFADPAEIERRYDAINGFEERVAASGVRIVKVMLHISPEEQKARLMERLERPDKHWKYNPGDVDERMLWPQYMEAYQTVFDRTSTEAAPWYVVPANAKWYARLAVQELLLAALEDIDPQWPVADFDVEAEKKRLAAS; this is translated from the coding sequence ATGAACGCGCACACCTGGACGGAGAACCTGCGGGTGCGGCCCGGCTTCCGTCTCGCCGACGTCGACCCCGACAGCAAGCCCGGCTACGACCACGGCAAGTCCCACGGCGTCGCCGACCTCGCCGCAGGTCTCGACCGCTTGAACGATCTGCAGGAAAGGCTGTTCGCCGAGAGCCGCGCGGGCACGGCGCAGGACGCCGTGCTCCTCGTCCTGCAGGCGATGGACTCCGCGGGCAAGGGAGGGATCGTCCGGCACGTGGTCGGCGGGGTCGATCCGCAGGGTGTGGCACTGGCCGCGTTCAAGGCGCCCACGGAGGAGGAGCGCCAGCACGACTTCCTCTGGCGCGTCGAGAAGCGCCTGCCCGCCCCCGGATTCATCGGCGTCTTCGATCGCTCGCACTACGAGGACGTGCTCATCGGGCGGGTACGCGCGTTCGCGGATCCCGCGGAGATCGAGCGGCGCTACGACGCCATCAACGGGTTCGAGGAGAGGGTGGCGGCATCCGGTGTCCGCATCGTGAAGGTCATGCTGCACATCTCGCCGGAGGAGCAGAAGGCACGGCTCATGGAGCGCCTGGAGCGGCCGGACAAGCACTGGAAGTACAACCCGGGCGACGTGGACGAGCGGATGCTGTGGCCGCAGTACATGGAGGCGTACCAGACCGTCTTCGACCGCACGTCGACCGAGGCCGCGCCGTGGTACGTCGTGCCGGCGAACGCGAAGTGGTATGCCCGGCTGGCCGTGCAGGAGCTGCTGCTCGCGGCGCTCGAGGACATCGATCCGCAGTGGCCGGTCGCGGATTTCGACGTCGAGGCCGAGAAGAAGCGTCTCGCTGCGAGCTGA
- a CDS encoding TetR/AcrR family transcriptional regulator has product MTTPPPLGRRERKKAATRKNISDVATRMFLERGFDNVSIREVADAADVSPTTVFAHFPQKEALVFDEDDEQRDRLVSAVRDRPAGVTINRAIHDFYATEIGANLDEHGDDVARVFLRFLTETPALRDYASKMWLRHEDALADAIADELGIPAPTPEIRVYARFVLQMQILVTESDDQQGVLDAGSALLEHGWAPIEERLTGPRGDGAPSDVSPRAGADAGS; this is encoded by the coding sequence ATGACGACGCCCCCACCGCTGGGCCGCCGCGAGCGCAAGAAGGCCGCGACCCGCAAGAACATCTCCGACGTGGCCACGCGGATGTTCCTGGAGCGCGGATTCGACAACGTCAGCATCCGCGAGGTCGCCGACGCCGCCGACGTCTCCCCCACGACGGTCTTCGCCCATTTCCCGCAGAAGGAGGCGCTCGTCTTCGACGAGGACGACGAGCAGCGCGACCGCCTCGTCTCGGCTGTGCGCGACCGCCCGGCCGGCGTGACGATCAACCGGGCCATCCACGACTTCTATGCCACCGAGATCGGCGCCAACCTCGACGAGCACGGCGACGACGTCGCCCGTGTCTTCCTGCGCTTCCTGACCGAGACGCCGGCGCTCCGCGACTACGCCTCGAAGATGTGGCTGCGCCACGAGGACGCGCTCGCGGACGCCATCGCCGACGAGCTCGGTATCCCCGCCCCGACGCCCGAGATCCGCGTGTACGCGCGATTCGTCCTCCAGATGCAGATCCTCGTCACCGAGAGTGACGACCAGCAAGGCGTGCTGGATGCCGGATCGGCGCTCCTCGAACACGGCTGGGCTCCGATCGAGGAGCGGCTCACCGGTCCCCGAGGCGACGGGGCGCCCTCCGACGTCAGTCCTCGCGCGGGCGCCGACGCAGGGTCTTGA
- a CDS encoding bifunctional lysylphosphatidylglycerol flippase/synthetase MprF, with protein sequence MTTERPSPTRLVLAALRTTPATLTLIGTILVVGIVGQGLWRPFEDSALFPAVAYGLPNLAEGRWWTPVTGTFFVNEPWVYLFTIAGFWGMGFLEHRRGTRVAIAYFTVGQLFAIFATALFLLLVSQLPWAWAQAQAQALDVGASGGTMACIAAAVGLFRPPWRVRAWLVLLGFVFVAMMFWGKLADLEHLFAVLLILFVDRSLRVRHTTVREQRLIAVMAVLTLVTIEVITVLVPTDGPFGPTDPASGGFIDTAIDVAVILFIANGLRRGRRWAWVVAVILGPLNVLAATLVLVLIILTSEAQLETVIDAETELTLATGVLWALVLVYLVAVRRAFRARRSTRLGRQPAPTVDELRRELRAHGGGTLSWMTTWEGNGYARVDGGIVAYQRRNGVALALADPIGPAESRAAAVRDFIRTAEDAGLVPCFFSADEATRAAVPETWRSLVVADDTIVDLPGLTFTGKRWGPVRTSLNRAGREDMTFRLTHLSAETWAVQQQLRAISEAWVGDKDLPEMRFTLGTLEEAEDPEVRLALAIAPNGDVDGFLSWLPVYGEGGVVRGWTLDLMRRREGGFGPVMEYLIGSSAKRFSEEGAEFMSLSGAPLAHDYPPDAGVIAALSDRLAGALEPVYGFRSLHRFKEKFHPRYETMYLLFRDESDLTRIGGALTRAFLPDATLRQFAGAGMELVRGER encoded by the coding sequence ATGACCACGGAGCGCCCCTCGCCGACCCGCCTGGTGCTCGCGGCGCTCCGCACCACACCGGCCACCCTCACGCTGATCGGGACGATCCTCGTGGTCGGCATCGTCGGTCAGGGCCTCTGGCGCCCGTTCGAGGACTCGGCCCTCTTCCCGGCCGTCGCCTACGGTCTGCCCAATCTCGCGGAGGGGCGGTGGTGGACGCCCGTCACGGGCACCTTCTTCGTCAACGAGCCATGGGTGTACCTCTTCACCATCGCCGGGTTCTGGGGCATGGGCTTCCTGGAGCACCGCCGCGGGACCCGTGTCGCGATCGCCTACTTCACGGTCGGACAGCTCTTCGCGATTTTCGCCACCGCCCTGTTCCTGCTGCTGGTGTCACAGCTTCCGTGGGCCTGGGCACAGGCCCAGGCGCAGGCCCTCGACGTCGGGGCGTCCGGCGGAACCATGGCCTGCATCGCCGCCGCCGTCGGGCTGTTCCGCCCGCCGTGGCGCGTGCGCGCCTGGCTCGTGCTGCTCGGATTCGTGTTCGTGGCGATGATGTTCTGGGGCAAGCTCGCCGATCTGGAGCACTTGTTCGCGGTCTTGCTCATCCTCTTCGTCGACCGGAGCCTCCGGGTGCGACACACGACCGTGCGGGAGCAGCGGCTGATCGCCGTGATGGCGGTGCTCACACTCGTGACCATCGAGGTCATCACGGTCCTCGTGCCGACGGACGGCCCGTTCGGCCCCACGGATCCGGCGTCCGGCGGATTCATCGACACGGCGATCGACGTCGCGGTGATCCTATTCATCGCGAACGGGCTGCGGCGCGGTCGCCGATGGGCATGGGTGGTCGCCGTCATCCTCGGTCCCCTCAACGTGCTCGCCGCCACCCTGGTCCTGGTCCTCATCATCCTCACGAGCGAAGCCCAGCTCGAGACGGTGATCGACGCGGAGACCGAGCTCACGCTCGCCACGGGCGTGCTCTGGGCGCTGGTGCTGGTGTACCTCGTTGCGGTGCGCCGCGCCTTCCGTGCCCGGCGTTCGACGAGGCTCGGCCGACAGCCGGCGCCGACGGTCGACGAACTCCGCCGGGAGCTGCGCGCACATGGTGGGGGCACCCTCTCCTGGATGACGACGTGGGAGGGAAACGGCTACGCCCGCGTGGACGGCGGGATCGTCGCCTACCAACGCCGGAACGGCGTCGCGCTGGCCCTCGCCGACCCGATCGGTCCGGCGGAGTCTCGTGCGGCGGCCGTGCGGGACTTCATCCGAACAGCGGAGGACGCCGGCCTCGTGCCGTGCTTCTTCAGCGCGGACGAGGCGACGAGGGCGGCGGTGCCCGAGACCTGGCGCAGCCTCGTCGTGGCCGATGACACGATCGTCGACCTCCCCGGCCTCACCTTCACCGGCAAGCGCTGGGGCCCGGTGCGGACGTCGCTCAACCGCGCGGGACGGGAGGACATGACCTTCCGCCTGACCCACCTGTCGGCCGAGACGTGGGCCGTGCAACAGCAGCTCCGCGCGATCTCCGAAGCGTGGGTCGGCGACAAGGACCTCCCGGAGATGCGGTTCACGCTCGGGACCCTGGAGGAGGCGGAGGACCCCGAGGTCCGGCTCGCCCTGGCGATCGCTCCGAACGGCGACGTCGACGGCTTCCTGTCCTGGCTGCCCGTGTACGGGGAGGGCGGGGTGGTCCGCGGCTGGACGCTCGACCTCATGCGGCGCCGCGAGGGCGGCTTCGGGCCGGTGATGGAGTACCTGATCGGCTCCTCCGCGAAACGATTCTCCGAGGAGGGCGCGGAGTTCATGTCGCTCTCGGGGGCGCCCCTCGCGCATGACTACCCGCCGGACGCGGGGGTCATCGCCGCGCTGAGCGACCGGCTGGCCGGCGCGCTGGAGCCGGTCTACGGCTTCCGGTCGCTACACCGCTTCAAGGAGAAGTTCCACCCTCGCTACGAGACCATGTACCTCCTCTTCCGCGACGAGAGCGACCTCACCCGGATCGGCGGTGCGCTCACCCGAGCCTTCCTCCCCGACGCCACGCTGCGGCAGTTCGCGGGCGCCGGGATGGAGCTCGTCCGCGGCGAGCGCTGA
- a CDS encoding SDR family oxidoreductase: MAEAGEPQARLEAEARRAIVTGADSGIGRATAVALAAAGIDVGITWHRDEAGAQQTADEVRSHGARAVVAQLDVSDIPACGDVIDGLIAELGGVDVFVNNAGAGLQTPFLDVTLDEWNRVLDTDLTGAFVCLQRAARSMVTAGHGGRLIAVTSVHEHQPMVGASAYDTAKHGLGGLMKNLALELGRYGISAVSVAPGEIATPMTGQTDTDPHAEDRPGIPLGRPGDAREVAALIAFLASPEAAYISGASVVIDGGMLQMGPQAGAAIQSHDWRTV; encoded by the coding sequence ATGGCGGAGGCCGGTGAGCCGCAGGCCCGGCTGGAGGCCGAGGCCCGGCGAGCCATCGTGACCGGGGCGGACTCCGGGATCGGCCGGGCGACCGCCGTGGCCCTCGCCGCCGCAGGCATCGACGTCGGCATCACGTGGCACCGTGATGAGGCCGGCGCCCAGCAGACCGCGGACGAGGTGCGCAGTCATGGTGCCCGCGCGGTCGTCGCGCAACTCGACGTGTCCGACATCCCGGCCTGCGGCGACGTGATCGACGGTCTGATCGCCGAGCTCGGCGGCGTCGACGTGTTCGTCAACAACGCCGGGGCCGGACTGCAGACCCCGTTCCTCGATGTCACTCTCGACGAGTGGAACCGGGTGCTCGACACCGACCTCACGGGCGCCTTCGTCTGTCTCCAGCGAGCGGCCCGCTCGATGGTGACCGCAGGGCACGGGGGACGACTCATCGCCGTGACGAGCGTGCACGAGCACCAGCCGATGGTGGGGGCCAGCGCCTACGACACCGCCAAGCACGGCCTCGGCGGCCTCATGAAGAACCTCGCCCTCGAGCTGGGCCGGTACGGCATCAGTGCGGTGAGCGTCGCTCCGGGCGAGATCGCGACCCCGATGACGGGACAGACCGATACGGACCCGCATGCCGAGGACCGTCCGGGAATCCCGCTCGGACGCCCCGGCGACGCCCGCGAGGTCGCCGCTCTGATCGCCTTCCTGGCATCGCCCGAGGCCGCCTACATCTCCGGAGCGTCGGTCGTGATCGACGGCGGGATGCTGCAGATGGGCCCGCAGGCGGGTGCGGCGATCCAGAGCCACGACTGGCGCACGGTCTGA